The sequence CCATGTCCGGCCAGTGGTACTCGCACGTCGCGCTCTCGACCGCCTCCGTCGCGAACGCGACTTCCCGGCCCAGGAGCGCGCTCAGGCGGGCCTCCAGCCGCCCCCGCCCCGCGCTCGACAGCGCGGTGCCGTCCTCGAACCGAACCCGGATCGACGCTGCCCCGTTCTCCCGTTGGAAGCTCGCGGAAAGGCGGTAGACGGCCCCCCACAGCCGCGGCCGCTTCGCGCTCACCACGCGCCCGGTCTCGCGGTCCACCAGCGCGCCGGCCCGGTCGCCCTCCATCCCGCGCGCCGTGATTCGGGCCGCCTCCAGGCGTTCTCCTCCCATCGACTTCACGGGATAGCGGTGCAGGCTCACGACGCGCCCCACCACCGCGCCCCGCAGCGCCCCCGCGCCTGGTCGCGCTCCTGATCCGTCCCTGACCGGATGGGCGCTCACCGGACGAGCGACACGAGGTAGGCGAGGCCGGTCCCACCGAGGAGGACGAGTCCCACCCAGGTCAGCGTCACCATGCCGCGGCCCGGCCGGTGCTCGGGCGGCACCGCCTCCGACGTCACGGCGCGGAGGTTGAAGTAGCCGAGGATGGGCGCGGTGAGGAACGCCACGGTCGTCGCGAAGTCCACCATCGCGGTGAGGCTGCCGGAGAAGCCGAGGAGGATGAAGAAGGCGATGACGGGGAGCGCGATCATGCTCCACCAGTAGACGCGTCCCACGCGGGTCACGGTGTCCGCCGCGACATGCCCCCGCAGGTTCGCCAGCGTGCGCTCGATCGCGCGCGGGAAGCCGTCCGTCACGGCGAGGAGGCTCGAGAAGATCGTCGCCATCGCCGCCACGAGGACGATGGGACGGGACCACGAGCCCAGCGTCGTGCTGTACATGTCGACGAGTTGCGTGGAGAACACGGCCCCCGCGTCGCTGAGGGCGACGTCCGCCTGGAAGAGGACCGTGGCCCCGACCGACACGAAGATGAGCGCGAGGATGCCGGTGCCGACGAAGCCCACGAGGAAGTCGCGTTTCGCGTCGGCGACCGAGGTCCGCGCGCCCGTCGTCTTGTCCTTGGCGAGCGTCCACAGGCTGCTCCACACCGCCACGTCGACGGGCGAGGGCATCCACCCGATGAGGGCGAGGAGGAAGGCGAAGGGGACGACGGTGCCGACGACGTCGCCCGGCCACAGCGCCAGCGTCGAGAGGTCGGCGCGCGGCGCGGCCACGAGCGCGGTCGCCACGGTCGAGACGACGAGCATCGCGAGCAGGATCTTGATCGTGATGTCGAGGCCGCGGAAGCGCCCCACCGCGAGCACCCCCACGCAGGCGCCCATCAGCACGGCCCCCGTTGCCGCCAGCGGCCACTCCGCGCCGAAGGCGTAGCGGGTGAGGAACGCCATGAACATCGCGAGCGCCGCCA is a genomic window of Candidatus Palauibacter australiensis containing:
- a CDS encoding divalent metal cation transporter, yielding AALAMFMAFLTRYAFGAEWPLAATGAVLMGACVGVLAVGRFRGLDITIKILLAMLVVSTVATALVAAPRADLSTLALWPGDVVGTVVPFAFLLALIGWMPSPVDVAVWSSLWTLAKDKTTGARTSVADAKRDFLVGFVGTGILALIFVSVGATVLFQADVALSDAGAVFSTQLVDMYSTTLGSWSRPIVLVAAMATIFSSLLAVTDGFPRAIERTLANLRGHVAADTVTRVGRVYWWSMIALPVIAFFILLGFSGSLTAMVDFATTVAFLTAPILGYFNLRAVTSEAVPPEHRPGRGMVTLTWVGLVLLGGTGLAYLVSLVR